A genomic segment from Necator americanus strain Aroian chromosome III, whole genome shotgun sequence encodes:
- a CDS encoding hypothetical protein (NECATOR_CHRIII.G9248.T1), with product MKVRLRSWRICWSFFVMLAIIFSCAILLKYFASGSNDVNDTLSPREFFDLIVKKYGWRRQLEVVTLEDGSRVNVTDVIVAGRDGTIVVRVAAIKLGTHSSAKLMLPEKLTPDAIDTSQWKIDHSYIRRNSYYHSMIESIFQSKSIKMSRDTYAKVLSIGLGGGTLDGFLHHVFPLMDITVVDISPQIVNMARKWFGLKEDDHHRVEIADGVKFLAEKAKMGWIYDVILLDACLTEQTQGILCPVESFLEDTVIANIAQSVHKEGIFVSNALSMTMSRDDLYKYLTKRFLSHFAHCERRDVRASANQVIYCTHYTPVENHRIDLYKFLNETML from the exons ATGAAAGTGAGGTTACGTTCATGGCGAATCTGTTGGAGCTTTTTTGTaatg cttgcgataattttttcttgtgccATTTTGCTCAAGTATTTCGCTTCGGGTAGCAATGATGTGAACGACACGCTTTCAccaagagaattttttgatttgatcGTGAAAAAATACGGCTGGAGAAGACAGTT AGAGGTTGTCACGTTGGAGGATGGCAGTCGGGTGAACGTCACAGATGTTATAGTGGCTGGGAGGGATGG GACGATAGTGGTACGAGTAGCTGCGATAAAGTTAGGAACACATTCCTCGGCTAAGCTAATGTTGCCAGAAA AACTTACACCCGATGCCATCGACACATCGCAATGGAAAATCGATCATTCCTATATCCGTCGAAATTCGTACTACCATAGTATGATag AATCAATATTTCAAAGCAAATCGATAAAAATGTCGCGTGATACGTATGCGAAAGTGCTCTCAATTGGTCTGGGAGGCGGCACGTTAGATGGATTTCTTCATCATGTTTTTCCATTG ATGGATATTACTGTAGTGGACATTAGCCCTCAAATAGTGAATATGGCTAGAAAATGGTTTGGTTTGAAAGAGGATGATCATCATCGTGTCGAAATTGCAGATGGAGTGAAATTTTTGGCGGAGAAAGCAAAAATGG GATGGATTTACGACGTAATTCTATTGGACGCATGCTTAACGGAGCAAACCCAAGGAATTCTATGCCCAGTGGAATCGTTCCTTGAAGATACAGTTATCGCGAATATTGCTCAATCTGTTCATAAAGAag gaatttttgttAGCAACGCATTATCTATGACTATGTCACGGGACGATCTATATAAATAT TTAACAAAGCGTTTTCTCTCACATTTTGCTCATTGTGAAAGACGAGATGTGCGTGCTTCTGCGAACCag gTGATCTACTGTACGCACTATACTCCTGTGGAAAACCATCGGATTGATTTGTACAAATTTCTCAATGAAACAATGTTGTAA
- a CDS encoding hypothetical protein (NECATOR_CHRIII.G9247.T1), which translates to MLTVLFFTTLLVLHASAFRDEPVEVEPFDGDLTDVEDSTNDPEILHQQESPEPRILYQEERPEPRILYQEEEPESNVQYKEEEPTVPLSPQVSID; encoded by the coding sequence ATGCTTACAGTCTTATTCTTCACAACACTTCTCGTGCTACATGCATCTGCATTCCGAGATGAACCTGTAGAAGTAGAACCTTTTGACGGAGACCTAACAGATGTCGAGGATTCCACAAACGATCCGGAAATTCTGCATCAGCAAGAAAGCCCAGAGCCTAGAATACTGTATCAAGAGGAGCGGCCAGAACCTAGAATACTGTACCAGGAGGAAGAACCAGAATCTAACGTACAGTACAAGGAGGAAGAGCCTACAGTTCCACTTTCTCCTCAAGTGAGCATCGATTAA
- a CDS encoding hypothetical protein (NECATOR_CHRIII.G9246.T1), with protein MVAGSRTCIPLLGGMMLGALLAMLLFSPDDTATIGDAACPPQSAPQKQFVDVSEHWTVHLDNMPSPPPNQDATPKVVRARFAATELGIRERLMVGVLAESSLAVAMNASLGRHVPRIHVFADASRIDTDLAQLTNLSPYKPNGQKSHVFVLGLIFNLTFHENFDWFLLVRDSTYINPFELNRFINSVNWNQPVLIGQPADDGSGRCMMEAGVILSNPAMQKLIQQRHACNLLASGSDADQLAFEKCLQLATNLSCISEYQGQPYKVWRVDGTQTAHDAIDKWRDHESFNKSIAVTKLLSDADASALHDHFVSVEVARVDDEIAAMEVELAELQKDTDEGPTWPAAVPAYSKPPNRYQVPTWEFFTLKDIFRSEPNQNVRPLEGNDRDDVMEVVAAARQHAESEEPDLEFIQVRNGYRLFDPQRGMDYMVDLVYKDGATQATVERRVHLCRMVAGTQLMNQVPYVKEDTDMTIVVPVSDESEVLPARRLLARHARLCTAPAEETRKTRVVVALLPGIDPRSATNIGNDLEELKRRCKRSGLESDLLQLQGSSAEKTHDGTSGDVGGGSAALDEAIDRYGSGSIFLLLSPYADVQKEFLDRARINTIKHYQAFFPIPFVEYHPTISGMDVEEHEVPADQKEAREAALARLRDSSPPKRKRPLIVQKDHGRFDSLDFSCMAVYGSDYVTMRPKLSGKRLDLIGAFLNQDEVHVLRAVEPTLRLRYHQKTCDSDLVEEDYSRCMASKRENVAAKDQLARLLFHEE; from the exons ATGGTGGCTGGCTCTCGCACATGTATTCCGCTACTTGGCGGTATGATGCTGGGAGCGCTGCTCGCTATGCTATTGTTTTCACCAGATGATACGGCGACGATAGGCGATGCAGCATGTCCTCCACAGAGTGCACCACAGAAGCA ATTCGTCGATGTGAGCGAGCATTGGACTGTACATCTGGACAATATGCCATCACCGCCACCAAATCAGGATGCGACACCGAAG gtagTCAGGGCTAGGTTCGCAGCTACTGAATTGGGTATTCGTGAGCGCTTAATGGTTGGAGTATTGGCTGAATCATCATTAGCAGTTGCAATGAATGCATCTCTTGGACGACACGTGCCCAGAATCCACGTTTTTGCTGACGCCAGCCGGATTGACACTGATTTGGCCCAACTTACAAATCTTAGCCCCTATAA GCCAAATGGTCAGAAGTCGCATGTTTTTGTTCTGGGATTAATATTCAACCTA ACTTTTCACGAGAACTTCGATTGGTTCCTGCTTGTTCGTGACTCAACGTACATAAATCCTTTTGAGTTGAATCGTTTCATCAATAGT gtAAACTGGAACCAACCAGTACTCATTGGTCAACCAGCGGACGATGGTAGCGGTCGTTGTATGATGGAAGCTGGTGTAATTTTGAGCAACCCTGCTATGCAAAAACTTATCCA ACAAAGACATGCTTGTAACCTATTAGCAAGCGGTTCGGACGCTGATCAACTGGCTTTTGAGAAATGTTTGCAATTAGCAACTAATCTGTCCTGCATTAGCGAATATCAG GGCCAACCGTACAAGGTTTGGCGCGTTGATGGTACGCAAACAGCACACGATGCGATCGATAAATGGCGTGATCATGAATcattcaataaatcaatagcgGTTACGAAGTTGCTCTCAGATGCTGATGCATCCGCTCTACATGATCACTTCGTTAGCGTAGAAGTTGCAAGAGTTGATGATGAAATTGCCGCCATGGAAGTAGAGTTAGCAGAACTTCAGAAGGACACCGATGAAGGTCCAACTTGGCCCGCTGCCGTTCCCGCGTACAGTAAACCGCCAAATCGTTACCAA GTGCCAACTTGGGAATTCTTCACACTAAAGGATATTTTTCGCAGCGAACCTAATCAAAACGTACGACCACTAGAAGGGAATGATCGTGACGATGTAATGGAG GTTGTGGCCGCAGCCAGGCAACATGCGGAGTCTGAAGAACCCGATTTGGAGTTCATACAAGTCCGAAACGGATACAG ATTGTTTGATCCTCAGCGCGGAATGGATTATATGGTCGACCTTGTCTACAAGGATGGCGCCACTCAAGCCACTGTCGAACGACGTGTGCACTTATGCCGAATGGTCGCTGGGACTCAACTAATGAATCAG GTTCCTTATGTGAAAGAAGACACGGATATGACTATAGTAGTTCCGGTAAGCGATGAGTCAGAAGTTCTTCCAGCTCGACGCCTACTGGCTAGACATGCACGACTCTGCACAGCTCCGGCTGAAGAAACAAGGAAG ACAAGAGTAGTCGTTGCCCTACTTCCTGGCATTGACCCACGATCGGCTACAAATATTGGGAATGATTTGGAAGAACTGAAAAGAAG ATGCAAACGATCCGGTTTGGAGTCGGATTTGTTACAATTGCAAGGATCTTCTGCCGAAAAAACTCACGATGGAACATCTGGAGATGTGGGCGGCGGCAGTGCAGCATTAGATGAGGCGATCGATCGTTACGGAAGTGGATCGATCTTTTTGCTATTATCTCCATACGCAGATGTTCAAAAGGAATTTCTTGATCGGGCTCGTATAAACACGATCAAGCACTACCAG GCATTTTTCCCAATACCTTTTGTCGAGTACCATCCAACAATATCAGGAATGGATGTGGAAGAACATGAG GTACCCGCCGATCAAAAAGAGGCTCGCGAAGCAGCGCTGGCACGTCTTCGCGATTCGTCTCCACCGAAGCGAAAGAGACCGCTCATAGTGCAAAAG GACCACGGTCGATTCGATTCCcttgatttttcttgtatGGCTGTTTATGGTTCGGATTATGTGACAATGCGACCGAAGCTGTCCGGCAAGAGGCTGGATCTGATTGGAGCTTTCCTGAATCAGGATGAAGTTCATGTTCTTCGTGCGGTCGAGCCAACACTTAGATTGAg ATATCATCAGAAGACATGCGATTCTGAtcttgtagaggaagattatTCAAGGTGTATGGCAAGTAAGCGAGAAAATGTTGCAGCTAAAGATCAGCTGGCTCGACttctttttcatgaagaatAA
- a CDS encoding hypothetical protein (NECATOR_CHRIII.G9246.T2), translating to MYDVTCVLVFGSPRGASVRPVGSGEPWTEPLVMVAGSRTCIPLLGGMMLGALLAMLLFSPDDTATIGDAACPPQSAPQKQFVDVSEHWTVHLDNMPSPPPNQDATPKVVRARFAATELGIRERLMVGVLAESSLAVAMNASLGRHVPRIHVFADASRIDTDLAQLTNLSPYKPNGQKSHVFVLGLIFNLTFHENFDWFLLVRDSTYINPFELNRFINSVNWNQPVLIGQPADDGSGRCMMEAGVILSNPAMQKLIQQRHACNLLASGSDADQLAFEKCLQLATNLSCISEYQGQPYKVWRVDGTQTAHDAIDKWRDHESFNKSIAVTKLLSDADASALHDHFKDTDEGPTWPAAVPAYSKPPNRYQVPTWEFFTLKDIFRSEPNQNVRPLEGNDRDDVMEVVAAARQHAESEEPDLEFIQVRNGYRLFDPQRGMDYMVDLVYKDGATQATVERRVHLCRMVAGTQLMNQVPYVKEDTDMTIVVPVSDESEVLPARRLLARHARLCTAPAEETRKTRVVVALLPGIDPRSATNIGNDLEELKRRCKRSGLESDLLQLQGSSAEKTHDGTSGDVGGGSAALDEAIDRYGSGSIFLLLSPYADVQKEFLDRARINTIKHYQAFFPIPFVEYHPTISGMDVEEHEVPADQKEAREAALARLRDSSPPKRKRPLIVQKDHGRFDSLDFSCMAVYGSDYVTMRPKLSGKRLDLIGAFLNQDEVHVLRAVEPTLRLRYHQKTCDSDLVEEDYSRCMASKRENVAAKDQLARLLFHEE from the exons ATGTACGATGTAACTTGCGTCTTG gtttttggTAGTCCGCGGGGGGCATCTGTTCGGCCAGTCGGAAGCGGTGAACCGTGGACTGAG CCGCTTGTGATGGTGGCTGGCTCTCGCACATGTATTCCGCTACTTGGCGGTATGATGCTGGGAGCGCTGCTCGCTATGCTATTGTTTTCACCAGATGATACGGCGACGATAGGCGATGCAGCATGTCCTCCACAGAGTGCACCACAGAAGCA ATTCGTCGATGTGAGCGAGCATTGGACTGTACATCTGGACAATATGCCATCACCGCCACCAAATCAGGATGCGACACCGAAG gtagTCAGGGCTAGGTTCGCAGCTACTGAATTGGGTATTCGTGAGCGCTTAATGGTTGGAGTATTGGCTGAATCATCATTAGCAGTTGCAATGAATGCATCTCTTGGACGACACGTGCCCAGAATCCACGTTTTTGCTGACGCCAGCCGGATTGACACTGATTTGGCCCAACTTACAAATCTTAGCCCCTATAA GCCAAATGGTCAGAAGTCGCATGTTTTTGTTCTGGGATTAATATTCAACCTA ACTTTTCACGAGAACTTCGATTGGTTCCTGCTTGTTCGTGACTCAACGTACATAAATCCTTTTGAGTTGAATCGTTTCATCAATAGT gtAAACTGGAACCAACCAGTACTCATTGGTCAACCAGCGGACGATGGTAGCGGTCGTTGTATGATGGAAGCTGGTGTAATTTTGAGCAACCCTGCTATGCAAAAACTTATCCA ACAAAGACATGCTTGTAACCTATTAGCAAGCGGTTCGGACGCTGATCAACTGGCTTTTGAGAAATGTTTGCAATTAGCAACTAATCTGTCCTGCATTAGCGAATATCAG GGCCAACCGTACAAGGTTTGGCGCGTTGATGGTACGCAAACAGCACACGATGCGATCGATAAATGGCGTGATCATGAATcattcaataaatcaatagcgGTTACGAAGTTGCTCTCAGATGCTGATGCATCCGCTCTACATGATCACTTC AAGGACACCGATGAAGGTCCAACTTGGCCCGCTGCCGTTCCCGCGTACAGTAAACCGCCAAATCGTTACCAA GTGCCAACTTGGGAATTCTTCACACTAAAGGATATTTTTCGCAGCGAACCTAATCAAAACGTACGACCACTAGAAGGGAATGATCGTGACGATGTAATGGAG GTTGTGGCCGCAGCCAGGCAACATGCGGAGTCTGAAGAACCCGATTTGGAGTTCATACAAGTCCGAAACGGATACAG ATTGTTTGATCCTCAGCGCGGAATGGATTATATGGTCGACCTTGTCTACAAGGATGGCGCCACTCAAGCCACTGTCGAACGACGTGTGCACTTATGCCGAATGGTCGCTGGGACTCAACTAATGAATCAG GTTCCTTATGTGAAAGAAGACACGGATATGACTATAGTAGTTCCGGTAAGCGATGAGTCAGAAGTTCTTCCAGCTCGACGCCTACTGGCTAGACATGCACGACTCTGCACAGCTCCGGCTGAAGAAACAAGGAAG ACAAGAGTAGTCGTTGCCCTACTTCCTGGCATTGACCCACGATCGGCTACAAATATTGGGAATGATTTGGAAGAACTGAAAAGAAG ATGCAAACGATCCGGTTTGGAGTCGGATTTGTTACAATTGCAAGGATCTTCTGCCGAAAAAACTCACGATGGAACATCTGGAGATGTGGGCGGCGGCAGTGCAGCATTAGATGAGGCGATCGATCGTTACGGAAGTGGATCGATCTTTTTGCTATTATCTCCATACGCAGATGTTCAAAAGGAATTTCTTGATCGGGCTCGTATAAACACGATCAAGCACTACCAG GCATTTTTCCCAATACCTTTTGTCGAGTACCATCCAACAATATCAGGAATGGATGTGGAAGAACATGAG GTACCCGCCGATCAAAAAGAGGCTCGCGAAGCAGCGCTGGCACGTCTTCGCGATTCGTCTCCACCGAAGCGAAAGAGACCGCTCATAGTGCAAAAG GACCACGGTCGATTCGATTCCcttgatttttcttgtatGGCTGTTTATGGTTCGGATTATGTGACAATGCGACCGAAGCTGTCCGGCAAGAGGCTGGATCTGATTGGAGCTTTCCTGAATCAGGATGAAGTTCATGTTCTTCGTGCGGTCGAGCCAACACTTAGATTGAg ATATCATCAGAAGACATGCGATTCTGAtcttgtagaggaagattatTCAAGGTGTATGGCAAGTAAGCGAGAAAATGTTGCAGCTAAAGATCAGCTGGCTCGACttctttttcatgaagaatAA
- a CDS encoding hypothetical protein (NECATOR_CHRIII.G9248.T2): MLAIIFSCAILLKYFASGSNDVNDTLSPREFFDLIVKKYGWRRQLEVVTLEDGSRVNVTDVIVAGRDGTIVVRVAAIKLGTHSSAKLMLPEKLTPDAIDTSQWKIDHSYIRRNSYYHSMIESIFQSKSIKMSRDTYAKVLSIGLGGGTLDGFLHHVFPLMDITVVDISPQIVNMARKWFGLKEDDHHRVEIADGVKFLAEKAKMGWIYDVILLDACLTEQTQGILCPVESFLEDTVIANIAQSVHKEGIFVSNALSMTMSRDDLYKYLTKRFLSHFAHCERRDVRASANQVIYCTHYTPVENHRIDLYKFLNETML; this comes from the exons atg cttgcgataattttttcttgtgccATTTTGCTCAAGTATTTCGCTTCGGGTAGCAATGATGTGAACGACACGCTTTCAccaagagaattttttgatttgatcGTGAAAAAATACGGCTGGAGAAGACAGTT AGAGGTTGTCACGTTGGAGGATGGCAGTCGGGTGAACGTCACAGATGTTATAGTGGCTGGGAGGGATGG GACGATAGTGGTACGAGTAGCTGCGATAAAGTTAGGAACACATTCCTCGGCTAAGCTAATGTTGCCAGAAA AACTTACACCCGATGCCATCGACACATCGCAATGGAAAATCGATCATTCCTATATCCGTCGAAATTCGTACTACCATAGTATGATag AATCAATATTTCAAAGCAAATCGATAAAAATGTCGCGTGATACGTATGCGAAAGTGCTCTCAATTGGTCTGGGAGGCGGCACGTTAGATGGATTTCTTCATCATGTTTTTCCATTG ATGGATATTACTGTAGTGGACATTAGCCCTCAAATAGTGAATATGGCTAGAAAATGGTTTGGTTTGAAAGAGGATGATCATCATCGTGTCGAAATTGCAGATGGAGTGAAATTTTTGGCGGAGAAAGCAAAAATGG GATGGATTTACGACGTAATTCTATTGGACGCATGCTTAACGGAGCAAACCCAAGGAATTCTATGCCCAGTGGAATCGTTCCTTGAAGATACAGTTATCGCGAATATTGCTCAATCTGTTCATAAAGAag gaatttttgttAGCAACGCATTATCTATGACTATGTCACGGGACGATCTATATAAATAT TTAACAAAGCGTTTTCTCTCACATTTTGCTCATTGTGAAAGACGAGATGTGCGTGCTTCTGCGAACCag gTGATCTACTGTACGCACTATACTCCTGTGGAAAACCATCGGATTGATTTGTACAAATTTCTCAATGAAACAATGTTGTAA
- a CDS encoding hypothetical protein (NECATOR_CHRIII.G9248.T3) produces MFPFGISSCKLAIIFSCAILLKYFASGSNDVNDTLSPREFFDLIVKKYGWRRQLEVVTLEDGSRVNVTDVIVAGRDGTIVVRVAAIKLGTHSSAKLMLPEKLTPDAIDTSQWKIDHSYIRRNSYYHSMIESIFQSKSIKMSRDTYAKVLSIGLGGGTLDGFLHHVFPLMDITVVDISPQIVNMARKWFGLKEDDHHRVEIADGVKFLAEKAKMGWIYDVILLDACLTEQTQGILCPVESFLEDTVIANIAQSVHKEGIFVSNALSMTMSRDDLYKYLTKRFLSHFAHCERRDVRASANQVIYCTHYTPVENHRIDLYKFLNETML; encoded by the exons ATGTTTCCCTTTGGAATTTCTTCGTGCAAG cttgcgataattttttcttgtgccATTTTGCTCAAGTATTTCGCTTCGGGTAGCAATGATGTGAACGACACGCTTTCAccaagagaattttttgatttgatcGTGAAAAAATACGGCTGGAGAAGACAGTT AGAGGTTGTCACGTTGGAGGATGGCAGTCGGGTGAACGTCACAGATGTTATAGTGGCTGGGAGGGATGG GACGATAGTGGTACGAGTAGCTGCGATAAAGTTAGGAACACATTCCTCGGCTAAGCTAATGTTGCCAGAAA AACTTACACCCGATGCCATCGACACATCGCAATGGAAAATCGATCATTCCTATATCCGTCGAAATTCGTACTACCATAGTATGATag AATCAATATTTCAAAGCAAATCGATAAAAATGTCGCGTGATACGTATGCGAAAGTGCTCTCAATTGGTCTGGGAGGCGGCACGTTAGATGGATTTCTTCATCATGTTTTTCCATTG ATGGATATTACTGTAGTGGACATTAGCCCTCAAATAGTGAATATGGCTAGAAAATGGTTTGGTTTGAAAGAGGATGATCATCATCGTGTCGAAATTGCAGATGGAGTGAAATTTTTGGCGGAGAAAGCAAAAATGG GATGGATTTACGACGTAATTCTATTGGACGCATGCTTAACGGAGCAAACCCAAGGAATTCTATGCCCAGTGGAATCGTTCCTTGAAGATACAGTTATCGCGAATATTGCTCAATCTGTTCATAAAGAag gaatttttgttAGCAACGCATTATCTATGACTATGTCACGGGACGATCTATATAAATAT TTAACAAAGCGTTTTCTCTCACATTTTGCTCATTGTGAAAGACGAGATGTGCGTGCTTCTGCGAACCag gTGATCTACTGTACGCACTATACTCCTGTGGAAAACCATCGGATTGATTTGTACAAATTTCTCAATGAAACAATGTTGTAA